A single Saccharolobus shibatae B12 DNA region contains:
- a CDS encoding aromatic-ring-hydroxylating dioxygenase subunit beta, whose product MSSKKVLKEEIEDFIYREMRLLDERRYQEWLDLFSDDGMYWIPRWISENSIVENPEDDLNILYLDKKRLEIYIKRILTGIAYTYEPHARTTRLVSNILIDKQIEDYIQVLCKFIMNMFRAQPHELYGPRMQETLSGDIEYRLKRVNGDFKIKLKKVVLINEPVVGGQIYII is encoded by the coding sequence ATGAGCTCCAAGAAGGTTTTAAAGGAAGAAATCGAGGATTTTATTTACCGCGAGATGAGGTTATTAGATGAGAGAAGATATCAAGAATGGTTAGATTTATTTAGTGATGATGGTATGTATTGGATTCCAAGATGGATTTCTGAAAATAGTATTGTAGAAAACCCAGAAGATGATTTAAATATCCTATATCTTGATAAAAAAAGATTAGAAATCTACATTAAGAGGATTTTGACTGGAATAGCGTATACTTATGAGCCCCATGCAAGAACTACTAGATTGGTATCTAACATATTAATAGATAAGCAGATAGAAGACTATATTCAAGTGTTATGTAAGTTCATCATGAATATGTTTAGAGCACAACCCCATGAACTTTATGGTCCGAGAATGCAAGAAACATTAAGCGGTGATATTGAATACAGATTAAAACGAGTTAATGGAGATTTTAAAATAAAACTTAAGAAAGTTGTGCTAATTAATGAGCCTGTAGTTGGAGGACAGATATATATAATCTAA
- a CDS encoding iron-containing alcohol dehydrogenase produces the protein MWVAEFNSIKVFYGRNSLSYLNQLGLNQVTIVVTKSLLNSRLLKKMENYVNIKRIIQGPSHHIPEEELNILIKELSMESTVISLGGGSIIDAVKLAFSGYHIAIPTTLSGAEYTYNASFKNKDGFKVSRRVKNPDVIILDPEVLEYTPKSLLITTAVKALDHAVEAYYSNKASPFTDVLSAQGINMMLKCLENNLDDLEFCQIASWISSYARKFAGMGISHSFGHVFGPKFNIPHGVTSCISLPEAIRFNKSEKLSSIYPNLDRRIENILNNLGINERLSKYAKFEDIVELLPKFVEAVNSGSNPKKITMEDAKMFVKNVYY, from the coding sequence ATGTGGGTAGCTGAATTTAATAGTATAAAGGTATTTTATGGAAGGAATTCACTCTCGTATCTAAACCAGTTAGGTCTGAACCAAGTAACAATTGTGGTTACGAAAAGTTTATTAAATAGTCGATTATTAAAGAAGATGGAAAATTATGTGAATATAAAAAGAATAATACAAGGTCCTTCTCATCATATACCAGAAGAAGAACTTAATATTTTGATCAAAGAGCTTTCAATGGAAAGTACTGTAATAAGCTTAGGTGGTGGAAGCATCATAGACGCGGTTAAATTGGCTTTTAGCGGTTATCATATAGCAATACCCACTACATTATCTGGAGCCGAATACACCTATAATGCGTCTTTTAAAAACAAAGATGGATTTAAGGTTTCGAGGAGAGTTAAAAATCCAGATGTGATCATACTTGATCCTGAAGTGCTAGAGTACACTCCAAAAAGTCTTCTAATTACTACAGCTGTTAAAGCTCTTGATCACGCTGTTGAGGCTTATTACTCTAACAAAGCTTCTCCATTTACTGATGTGCTATCTGCCCAAGGTATAAATATGATGCTAAAGTGTCTAGAAAATAATTTAGATGATCTGGAGTTTTGCCAGATAGCATCATGGATTTCGTCATATGCTAGGAAGTTTGCAGGGATGGGTATAAGTCATTCCTTTGGTCACGTTTTTGGACCTAAATTTAATATACCGCATGGTGTAACTTCATGCATCTCACTACCTGAAGCTATAAGATTTAATAAATCGGAAAAACTATCGTCTATCTATCCCAATTTAGATAGAAGAATAGAGAATATATTGAATAATTTGGGAATTAATGAAAGATTATCTAAATACGCTAAATTCGAAGATATTGTAGAACTATTGCCAAAGTTTGTGGAGGCTGTAAACTCAGGCTCTAATCCTAAAAAGATAACTATGGAAGATGCAAAAATGTTCGTAAAAAATGTTTATTATTAG
- a CDS encoding fumarylacetoacetate hydrolase family protein — protein sequence MKLLNFAPHPNANIRLGVLYKGKVLDVPYAFKEIYDSDPPSWFSSTDSLIKGGDEALNLLKKLISNNITNNLYGLDEVIYYPAVMSPEKILCVFLNYEAHTKEAKRETPKEPYIFSKLPSTLIAHKWPIELPKASKQVDYEAELAVIIGKRGKYIQKEDYYKYIFGYTIFNDVSFRDRRQHAMMKEIGLNFLHAKSLDGAGPIGPWIVTRDEIADPHNLTITLWVNDEIRQNDNTRSMIFKIPEIIEYITNGISLKAGDVISTGTPSGTALATGKFLKDGDTVKIKIENIGELINPVKAES from the coding sequence ATGAAACTACTAAATTTTGCACCACATCCCAATGCCAATATTAGACTTGGTGTACTATATAAAGGAAAGGTTCTCGATGTACCATATGCATTTAAAGAAATATATGACAGTGATCCTCCATCCTGGTTTAGCTCTACTGATAGCTTAATTAAAGGTGGAGATGAAGCCCTTAACTTACTTAAAAAATTGATCAGTAACAATATAACCAATAATCTGTATGGTTTGGATGAAGTAATATATTATCCTGCAGTGATGAGTCCAGAAAAAATTCTATGCGTATTTTTGAACTATGAAGCCCATACTAAGGAAGCCAAAAGAGAGACACCTAAAGAACCTTACATATTTTCAAAACTTCCGTCTACTTTAATAGCTCATAAATGGCCGATAGAGTTGCCTAAAGCTTCAAAGCAAGTTGATTATGAGGCAGAATTAGCTGTTATTATTGGTAAAAGAGGAAAGTATATACAGAAGGAGGATTATTACAAATATATATTTGGTTATACAATTTTTAATGATGTAAGTTTTAGAGATAGAAGACAGCATGCAATGATGAAAGAAATAGGCCTTAACTTTTTACACGCTAAGAGTTTAGACGGAGCTGGACCTATAGGCCCATGGATAGTAACTAGAGACGAAATAGCTGATCCACATAATCTAACCATAACATTATGGGTAAATGATGAAATTAGGCAAAACGATAATACTAGAAGCATGATATTTAAAATACCAGAGATAATAGAATATATTACAAATGGGATATCTTTGAAAGCTGGAGATGTGATATCAACTGGAACCCCATCGGGTACAGCATTAGCTACCGGAAAATTCCTAAAGGATGGAGACACTGTTAAGATAAAAATAGAAAATATAGGAGAACTTATTAACCCAGTTAAAGCAGAAAGCTAG
- a CDS encoding acetoacetate decarboxylase family protein codes for MKIHPFSSTEKSAVVLGKESYYGGNFIVAYVKLDRDLLKNVVPKIFETDGEALFSLREFVTVMGNRTDLLYEEPMLTQYNEAAVSVKVYFEGGTYQYYPFMWVDKDFAIIRGWLNGFPKKIANIQLTRFHPLLPQISEPKAGVTVGGYVVRGSSILYKIKVTLKEKAEKPPTFGPTLLIRDYPAEGEGETNVLELVRLDLQDVKITDIWKGDVEIEVGKGINDEVESFRIKEKLGGYYYRIGFRIPGTKPIKKLSESELF; via the coding sequence ATGAAAATTCATCCATTTTCAAGCACTGAGAAATCAGCTGTTGTATTAGGTAAAGAAAGTTACTATGGTGGAAATTTTATAGTAGCTTATGTAAAATTAGATCGAGACCTTCTAAAAAATGTAGTTCCAAAGATATTTGAAACTGATGGAGAAGCTCTTTTTTCTTTACGTGAATTTGTAACTGTAATGGGAAACAGAACCGATTTACTATATGAAGAACCGATGCTAACACAATATAATGAAGCAGCCGTAAGTGTTAAAGTATATTTTGAAGGGGGAACATATCAATACTACCCATTTATGTGGGTAGATAAAGATTTTGCGATTATACGTGGTTGGTTAAATGGATTTCCTAAAAAGATTGCTAATATACAACTCACTAGATTTCATCCACTATTACCTCAGATCAGCGAACCTAAAGCTGGAGTAACAGTAGGTGGTTATGTAGTACGTGGAAGCAGTATTTTATATAAGATAAAGGTCACCCTAAAGGAAAAAGCAGAAAAACCACCCACATTTGGTCCAACTCTTCTTATAAGGGATTATCCAGCTGAAGGAGAAGGTGAGACTAACGTATTAGAACTCGTAAGGCTTGATTTACAAGATGTGAAAATAACTGATATATGGAAAGGAGATGTTGAAATAGAGGTAGGAAAAGGAATAAATGACGAAGTAGAAAGCTTTAGAATAAAGGAAAAGTTAGGCGGGTACTACTATAGAATTGGCTTTAGGATTCCCGGTACTAAGCCCATTAAGAAATTGTCAGAATCAGAGTTATTCTAA
- a CDS encoding aromatic ring-hydroxylating oxygenase subunit alpha, producing the protein MEDLKNLVRDDGNDVWLDSRVYTDEKIFDMEMERIYHRLWVYVAHESELSNVGDFKVSKVGKYLVLITRGNDGRIHGFINKCTHRGNILCRVYKGNTKFFKCIYHGWTFDNRGKLVGIPDREGFPKDYDMSNLNLKEINIETYKGFVFASINPSKSLEEHLGDAKAFIDYITDIHPEGIEVRGPVRYAYTGNWKLVLENTVDIYHFPTLHASVSMLSTYINNRSPATTAAAAKSKSPYNTAGYLRGGHFFFILDKENVRTQLPLITSTEQLQKILGGNKGKFRWRCTLHAAIIPNLIILDYDESVPTIRLVNPIRADLTHMETYIFLPKNISPEIRRKLLRAYEEFSGPVGMGSADDNEVMISITHASKFDNPLINLTKGRYRESDQIKEIEEGGIKFEGASNVLDDTFIRGFYKWWLRYMLEDYI; encoded by the coding sequence ATGGAAGATTTAAAGAATCTAGTAAGAGATGATGGAAATGATGTTTGGTTAGATTCGCGGGTATACACAGATGAGAAAATTTTTGACATGGAAATGGAAAGGATTTACCATAGGCTATGGGTATATGTTGCACACGAAAGTGAGCTAAGTAATGTAGGAGATTTTAAGGTAAGTAAAGTTGGAAAATATCTCGTGCTAATAACTAGAGGTAATGATGGAAGAATTCATGGATTTATAAATAAGTGTACACATAGGGGAAATATATTATGTAGAGTATATAAGGGAAATACAAAATTTTTCAAATGTATTTATCATGGTTGGACGTTTGATAATAGAGGGAAATTAGTAGGCATACCAGATAGAGAAGGTTTTCCCAAAGATTACGATATGTCCAATCTTAATTTAAAGGAAATAAATATAGAGACATATAAAGGGTTTGTATTTGCTAGTATAAATCCATCTAAGTCTTTGGAAGAACATTTAGGAGATGCAAAAGCGTTTATTGACTATATAACCGATATACATCCTGAGGGTATAGAGGTGAGAGGTCCAGTAAGGTATGCCTATACTGGCAACTGGAAATTAGTTTTAGAGAACACAGTAGACATTTACCACTTTCCAACATTACATGCAAGCGTATCTATGTTATCAACATATATTAATAATAGATCTCCAGCAACTACTGCAGCTGCAGCTAAGAGTAAATCTCCTTACAATACAGCTGGGTATTTAAGAGGAGGACATTTCTTCTTTATATTAGATAAAGAAAATGTGAGGACACAATTACCACTTATTACTTCCACTGAGCAACTTCAAAAAATTTTGGGTGGAAATAAAGGAAAATTTAGATGGAGATGCACACTACATGCCGCCATTATACCGAATTTAATTATCCTCGATTATGACGAATCAGTACCTACAATAAGATTAGTAAATCCAATAAGAGCCGATTTGACACATATGGAAACTTATATTTTCTTGCCGAAAAATATCTCTCCAGAAATAAGAAGAAAACTATTAAGAGCATATGAGGAGTTTAGTGGTCCAGTGGGTATGGGATCAGCAGATGATAATGAGGTCATGATTAGTATTACTCATGCAAGTAAATTCGATAATCCGTTAATCAATCTCACTAAGGGTAGATACAGGGAATCAGATCAAATTAAGGAGATAGAAGAAGGAGGTATAAAATTCGAGGGAGCCAGTAACGTACTTGATGATACATTTATTAGAGGGTTCTATAAATGGTGGCTAAGATACATGCTAGAGGATTATATATGA
- a CDS encoding cupin domain-containing protein has protein sequence MSNELEQRRQEFFKKLLSYNLTTYFITFHPTEAPKFGLVKRPIFTNEPTPLAIPFKWDYATLRKLLYELAELLRPEEAERRQVQLVNPGLKELPYVGVIAISPTIFAAIQLVKAGEVAPSHYHTPNAFRFILEAPPNGAYTIVNGRRIIMHRGDVVLTPSWSWHDHRNEGESDVIWLDGLDAPLIWYMGGIFYKNYSEIYKVDKQPITHTEDDILTTYGSGLKPEKEDIGVYNPLLYYPYFKAKEGLTKLSEKSNVDETEGIVLRYINPLNGEDAFPTMSLKIRMIKPKSQTLQIKKTEHIVFVGVEGYGTIEVKGQKFSMQPNDIVIIPPWENYRIVNSDEKPLILFSYSDEPLFRKVGIYREQISK, from the coding sequence TTGAGCAATGAATTAGAACAGAGAAGACAAGAGTTCTTCAAGAAACTACTATCCTATAATCTAACTACCTATTTTATAACCTTTCATCCTACTGAAGCTCCAAAATTCGGTCTAGTTAAGAGACCTATTTTTACAAATGAGCCTACACCATTAGCTATACCATTTAAATGGGATTACGCAACTTTACGTAAGCTATTATATGAACTAGCGGAGTTATTAAGACCAGAAGAAGCCGAGAGAAGGCAAGTTCAACTAGTTAACCCTGGATTAAAGGAGTTACCTTATGTTGGTGTTATTGCAATTTCACCAACGATATTTGCTGCAATACAATTAGTTAAAGCAGGTGAAGTGGCCCCATCACATTATCACACGCCAAATGCATTTAGATTTATTTTAGAAGCTCCACCAAACGGTGCGTATACTATAGTTAACGGTAGAAGGATTATAATGCATAGAGGAGATGTAGTTCTAACTCCTAGCTGGTCATGGCATGATCATAGAAATGAAGGAGAAAGTGACGTTATATGGCTAGATGGTTTAGATGCTCCTCTTATATGGTATATGGGAGGAATCTTTTACAAAAACTATTCTGAAATATATAAGGTAGATAAACAGCCAATAACGCATACGGAAGATGACATATTAACCACCTATGGTAGTGGCTTGAAGCCGGAAAAGGAAGATATAGGGGTCTATAATCCGTTATTATACTATCCATATTTTAAGGCTAAAGAAGGTCTTACTAAATTAAGTGAGAAAAGTAACGTAGATGAGACTGAAGGGATTGTACTAAGATATATAAATCCACTAAATGGAGAAGATGCCTTCCCCACTATGTCACTAAAAATTAGAATGATAAAGCCTAAATCTCAGACACTTCAAATCAAAAAAACTGAACACATAGTATTTGTAGGAGTTGAGGGATATGGCACCATTGAAGTTAAGGGACAGAAGTTTAGCATGCAACCTAATGACATTGTAATAATACCGCCATGGGAAAATTATAGGATAGTAAATAGTGATGAAAAACCATTAATACTATTCTCCTATTCGGATGAACCATTATTTAGGAAAGTGGGAATATATAGGGAACAAATCTCAAAATAA